The following coding sequences are from one Shewanella eurypsychrophilus window:
- a CDS encoding MazG-related protein, whose product MNWIVDFLESESIPYFMIGGIAAIAYGAKREIYDIDLTVRQRDIEKIAKFGKDYLTFGPQRYKDNEWDVVGLQLIYQGIKIEFNTDETPKIYSQKQSRWIELSPDFSASCRRQAFGRELSVIPISELTQYKAHLAREVDLEDIALLSKTP is encoded by the coding sequence ATGAATTGGATTGTCGATTTTCTTGAATCTGAGTCTATTCCCTATTTTATGATTGGAGGGATTGCCGCCATTGCTTATGGAGCAAAACGTGAGATCTATGATATTGATTTGACCGTTCGTCAAAGGGACATAGAAAAAATAGCTAAGTTCGGCAAAGACTACCTCACCTTCGGGCCCCAGAGGTATAAAGATAACGAATGGGACGTGGTTGGGTTACAACTTATTTATCAGGGCATAAAGATTGAATTTAATACAGATGAAACGCCCAAAATTTATAGCCAGAAACAATCAAGATGGATTGAGCTCTCACCTGACTTTTCAGCCTCTTGTAGACGACAGGCTTTTGGACGTGAACTCTCTGTAATACCAATTAGCGAGCTTACACAATATAAAGCTCACCTTGCCAGAGAGGTCGATTTAGAAGATATTGCGCTTCTCAGCAAGACACCATAA
- a CDS encoding ABC transporter permease, translated as MQPTIDISWTQLALFMLVLSIPLLINRFLKLALGKEITVAIFRMTAQLILVGLYLEFLFELNSVVLNLIWLTVMLLIGASAIIGSAKLPKKPLFLPITTGLLVGITPLMAILLLVLLKPSPVYSAQYLIPMAGMLLGNCLSGNIVALQRLFSAFDEKRDQYEGALALGVTPYQAAFPFMQSALKQSFAPILASMTTTGLVTLPGMMTGQILGGSDPMVAIKYQLIILVAIFVMLTVSVALSLILTIKTCIEPTGLIRISIKK; from the coding sequence ATGCAGCCAACTATTGATATTTCATGGACTCAACTAGCTCTGTTTATGTTGGTTTTATCCATCCCCTTGCTCATCAATCGCTTTCTTAAATTAGCACTTGGCAAAGAGATAACCGTAGCGATTTTTCGCATGACGGCTCAATTAATCTTAGTAGGCCTCTATCTAGAGTTTTTATTTGAACTTAATAGTGTAGTGCTCAACTTGATTTGGCTTACTGTAATGCTGCTTATTGGTGCCAGCGCAATTATAGGAAGTGCTAAACTGCCAAAAAAACCACTGTTTTTACCAATAACCACTGGCCTTTTAGTTGGTATAACGCCATTAATGGCAATTCTATTATTAGTATTATTAAAACCTTCACCAGTTTATAGTGCGCAGTACCTGATCCCTATGGCTGGCATGCTTTTAGGGAATTGTCTTAGCGGTAATATTGTCGCTCTTCAGCGGCTCTTCAGTGCTTTTGATGAGAAGAGAGATCAATATGAAGGAGCCTTAGCCCTAGGAGTCACTCCCTACCAAGCCGCATTTCCTTTTATGCAGTCTGCATTAAAGCAATCTTTTGCACCTATACTCGCATCGATGACCACCACGGGCTTAGTTACCTTGCCCGGCATGATGACAGGCCAAATACTCGGTGGCAGTGACCCTATGGTGGCCATTAAATATCAATTAATTATATTAGTCGCCATATTTGTGATGTTGACTGTTTCAGTCGCTCTCTCATTAATACTGACCATTAAAACCTGTATTGAGCCAACTGGGCTTATTAGGATCAGCATAAAAAAGTAA
- a CDS encoding pirin family protein has product MEVLTKSDLREGGFAGLKEHQLVMDKKAFGPNRNPQTWGGLGNFVYLADARFMPKGETLMHGHKEVDVISVMVKGRINHEGSLEHGQMMNAKQAQVQRAGGEGFSHNEVNPDDVENQMIQLWVLPERSGEKAGYKLYSPKTGELTRIYGGEIGQDETFDSHTQISVANLEADHGFEQNTASLVYVSDGEVEIDTERFEAGTLVRSEAFTLVALTSAQVIVIDITPI; this is encoded by the coding sequence ATGGAAGTATTAACAAAATCAGATCTACGCGAAGGTGGTTTTGCCGGATTAAAAGAGCACCAACTTGTGATGGACAAGAAAGCCTTCGGTCCAAATCGTAACCCTCAGACTTGGGGCGGGTTAGGCAATTTTGTCTACCTAGCAGACGCGAGATTTATGCCTAAAGGTGAGACCTTAATGCATGGGCATAAAGAGGTCGATGTTATCTCTGTGATGGTCAAAGGCCGTATCAATCATGAAGGCTCCCTTGAGCATGGTCAGATGATGAATGCTAAACAAGCTCAAGTCCAGAGGGCGGGTGGAGAAGGGTTCTCTCATAATGAGGTCAATCCTGACGATGTAGAGAACCAGATGATACAACTCTGGGTTCTCCCCGAACGTAGTGGAGAGAAGGCGGGTTACAAGTTATATAGCCCCAAAACTGGCGAGTTAACACGGATCTACGGTGGTGAAATTGGACAAGATGAAACGTTCGATAGTCATACACAGATTAGTGTCGCCAACCTAGAAGCGGATCATGGCTTCGAACAGAATACAGCAAGTCTGGTGTATGTCAGCGATGGAGAGGTTGAGATAGACACAGAGCGTTTTGAGGCCGGTACGCTGGTGCGAAGCGAGGCGTTTACCCTGGTGGCGTTAACCAGTGCCCAAGTGATAGTGATCGATATAACGCCCATATGA
- a CDS encoding LysR family transcriptional regulator: MQNINDMLVFAEVIKAGSFTKAAEVLNLPKSNISRKLTRLETHLGVRLIERTTRSIHLTEVGQIYLQHCQRIQEEVESAELCVDHLVESPRGQLKICVSVTIGQQIISKYLDEYIEQYPDVDVSLELTNRRIDLVEEGFDLAIRIGELEDSSLIAKYLGQLERKLCASPSLIDKHMLPLHPIDLAQLPSLFMTSGMAKNQWLLHQTDILEQIQVKPKVEVNDFLSLSQLCISGCGVTMLPSYLCDEAIDEGNLLHILPDWQCPPSKVYALYPNHKSITPKVRSMLSFLEKVFKE, from the coding sequence GTGCAAAACATTAATGATATGTTGGTATTTGCCGAGGTGATTAAGGCAGGTAGCTTTACCAAGGCAGCCGAAGTGCTGAACTTACCTAAGTCCAACATCAGTCGTAAGCTCACTCGGCTAGAAACACATCTGGGGGTGAGACTTATCGAACGCACGACTCGTAGTATTCACCTTACCGAAGTAGGTCAAATATACCTGCAACATTGTCAACGTATTCAGGAAGAAGTTGAATCAGCCGAGTTATGCGTCGACCACTTAGTTGAAAGCCCGAGAGGCCAACTAAAAATCTGCGTCTCTGTCACCATAGGACAGCAGATCATCAGTAAATATCTGGATGAATATATTGAGCAATATCCGGATGTGGATGTGAGCCTCGAGCTGACAAATAGGCGTATCGACCTCGTTGAGGAAGGATTTGATCTGGCGATCCGAATTGGAGAGCTAGAGGATTCGAGCCTTATTGCTAAATACTTAGGTCAATTAGAGAGAAAGCTATGTGCAAGCCCATCACTCATAGATAAACATATGTTACCGCTTCACCCCATAGATTTAGCACAACTACCCAGCCTGTTTATGACCAGCGGTATGGCTAAAAATCAATGGCTATTACACCAAACAGATATCTTGGAGCAGATACAGGTAAAACCAAAAGTGGAAGTGAATGATTTTCTCTCACTGAGTCAGCTTTGCATTTCAGGCTGCGGCGTGACTATGTTGCCGTCTTACCTTTGTGATGAGGCTATTGATGAAGGAAACTTGTTACATATATTACCTGACTGGCAGTGCCCTCCTTCGAAAGTTTATGCCCTCTATCCCAACCATAAGAGCATAACGCCTAAGGTCCGTTCTATGTTGAGCTTCTTAGAGAAAGTATTCAAAGAATGA
- a CDS encoding porin family protein, whose translation MKTSIISRDNPNYIVRGLSVLSLILVNHTRRNMALNKKAAKESPSNKWLSFPFAWLGILCCLFIFQTSANETRVNRFILGSTPYLVSDVPNDQQQKLTLDLKLNGGRSPLEIGYKFTPKWQVSFESIEVGGVRSSLDSYTFVNSSDIPYTSPAYQTRLYSGWGANLGYNLDLSSAISSQVYLGAYSWRDERTSSISDSRSEDGLSPYLGLGVKYRLSDKANVRFDWHHLEIQGDGFDQLGIYLDYRF comes from the coding sequence ATGAAAACGTCAATAATCAGCAGAGATAATCCTAACTATATTGTCAGGGGGCTCTCGGTTCTTAGTTTGATTCTAGTCAACCATACCCGTAGAAATATGGCTCTGAATAAGAAAGCTGCCAAAGAATCACCAAGCAATAAATGGTTATCCTTTCCCTTTGCTTGGTTGGGGATCTTATGTTGTTTGTTTATTTTTCAGACCTCAGCCAATGAGACAAGAGTTAATAGGTTTATTTTGGGATCGACTCCATATCTAGTTTCTGACGTGCCTAATGACCAACAGCAGAAGTTGACCTTAGATCTTAAACTCAATGGTGGTCGTAGCCCTTTAGAGATTGGTTATAAATTCACGCCAAAATGGCAAGTTTCATTTGAATCAATTGAAGTTGGTGGAGTCAGGTCATCGCTGGATAGTTACACTTTCGTTAATAGCAGTGATATCCCTTACACGTCCCCCGCTTATCAAACCCGATTATACTCAGGCTGGGGAGCAAACTTAGGTTATAACTTGGATCTATCGTCTGCAATTTCAAGTCAGGTTTATCTAGGAGCCTATAGTTGGCGAGATGAGAGGACAAGCAGCATATCGGATAGCCGCAGTGAAGATGGACTTTCTCCTTACCTAGGCTTAGGCGTTAAATATCGATTATCAGATAAGGCGAATGTAAGGTTTGACTGGCATCACTTAGAAATACAAGGAGATGGATTCGATCAGCTTGGGATATACCTGGACTATAGATTTTAA
- a CDS encoding DUF4347 domain-containing protein — translation MKSLLSQWFRCISSLIHLKVVNVVRVIFADTRKILTQSPPQDTHGIGLFTCTFLIATCFFYSQPLLAVDDSKHAKHEYLERDLIIIDLAVHDPQMLVAALDTKAKQQRGIISYPKVVFLQPSLEPLQQILTAVEQTGRVSSISIISHASTSALLLAGRWVDKYYIIEKAPLMREVSTYFNQGTELSLYGCNLTSGRLEKHFVDTLADLTSLNVSRAVDINGELSEGRAWKLEYQIRDIELASKASRGLNQAVHQP, via the coding sequence ATGAAGTCTCTGTTGAGTCAATGGTTCAGATGCATTTCAAGCTTAATCCACCTAAAAGTAGTGAATGTAGTTAGAGTGATCTTTGCTGACACTCGTAAGATTCTCACTCAATCACCTCCTCAAGATACTCATGGTATAGGACTCTTTACTTGTACTTTCTTGATTGCCACCTGCTTTTTTTATAGTCAGCCGCTGTTGGCGGTCGATGATTCGAAGCATGCGAAACATGAGTACTTGGAAAGGGATCTTATTATTATCGATCTCGCAGTGCATGATCCGCAGATGTTAGTCGCAGCGCTTGATACTAAGGCTAAGCAGCAGCGGGGGATAATAAGTTACCCCAAAGTTGTTTTCCTTCAGCCAAGTCTGGAACCTCTGCAGCAGATTTTAACTGCCGTTGAACAGACTGGACGAGTGTCAAGTATCTCCATTATTTCCCACGCTTCTACGAGCGCTCTTTTACTTGCCGGCAGGTGGGTCGATAAATATTACATTATCGAGAAAGCACCTCTAATGCGTGAAGTATCGACATATTTCAACCAAGGAACCGAATTAAGCTTATATGGATGCAACCTAACCTCTGGGCGACTAGAGAAGCATTTTGTTGACACATTAGCTGATTTAACATCTCTAAATGTTAGTCGGGCAGTGGATATTAACGGTGAACTCAGTGAAGGCCGAGCCTGGAAATTAGAGTATCAGATTAGAGATATTGAGTTAGCGTCTAAAGCTAGTCGAGGACTCAATCAAGCTGTTCATCAACCCTAA